A segment of the Luteolibacter arcticus genome:
GCTGCCTATGCCGCCCTGGCCGCCTCGTTTTCCGGCGTGCCGGTCCATCTCATCGGCATCGTCGGCAAAGATTTCCCGGCCCCGCACCTCGCCATGCTTGAAGGCCGCGGCATCTCCCTTGATGGCGTCGAGCGTTCGACCGGCGACTCCTTCACCTGGTCCGGCGAGTACTTCAACAACATGAACGAGCGCACGACCCACCGCGTCGGCCTCAATGTGCTTGAGAGCTGGCAGGTCAAGGTGCCGGCCAGCGCCGCTTCCGCCGCCTTCGTCGTGCTCGCGAACATGTCGCCGGACAACCAGCTCCAGATGCTGGCCCAGTGCCAAGCCACCGAGCGCTTTGTCATCGCCGATACCATGGACCTGTGGATCGAGATCGCCAACGAGCGCCTCCACGACGTTCTCAAGCAGCTCGACCTCTTTGTCATCAATGACAGCGAGGCCCGCGAGTTCACCCGCACCACCAATCTCCTCCAAGCCGGCCGCCAGCTCCTCGCCAAGGGCCCGCGCCACGTCGTCATCAAGCTCGGCGAATTCGGCGCCATGCTCTTCTCGGCGAATGGTGGCGAATTGCAATTTTTCCGCAGCCACGCCTACCCCATCGAAGAACTCGCCGATCCCACCGGAGCGGGCGACAGCTTCCTCGGCGCGCTGGCCGGCTACTTGGCTGCAAAGGGCTCCGCGGACCCGGATTTCAATAGCTTGCGGCAGGCCGTCGTCCACGGCTCGGTGGTCGCCTCCTTCACCTGCGAGTCCTTCTCGACTCGCCGTTTGGAAGAGCTGGATGCCACCGGTCTTCAAACGCGTTTGAACCACTTCCGAGCCATCACCGTTTGGTGAGGATCACGCCCTCGGCGAGGGCCCGAATCGGTTCAAACTACCCCTTCGCGGATTCCATCTCCGCTGTCCCTCAAAAGCGGGACAGCGGAAAAATGGACGGGGCACTTTTAGAGCGGAAAAACACCATTTTTCGCCAAGTGCGCGCCGAATTTGAAAAAACTCTTAGCCACTCGACCGCTGATTTTTGCGTCGACGCGCATTTTGTGAGCCAGATCGGAATCGGACCGCCCAGGACGCGGCTGAAAATGCAATGTAAGTCTTTGAAAATAAAAGGGCGGATGGGAAACCAAAAACTTTCTTGCTTAGCCCCCAAGAATCGTCGTCAATGCAGTTAATGAAGAAAATTTCGCTGGGCAACCATGTCTCATGACGAACGCGTCACGTTTCCCCTCCGCTTTTTTCCTCGACGAAACCCCAAACCAGACCTAAACCCACACTCGTCATGAAACCAATCATTCCCTTTGCGCTTCTCGGGGCGCTTCTTGCTGTCGGGGCAGTGAAAGCTGCCGAAACCACTCCAGTGGGCTACACCGTTACGACTTGCCCTTCCAACTCGGACACGATCG
Coding sequences within it:
- a CDS encoding PfkB family carbohydrate kinase — encoded protein: MSSPLPIVVGGTIAIDNVKTPFADETNLLGGSAAYAALAASFSGVPVHLIGIVGKDFPAPHLAMLEGRGISLDGVERSTGDSFTWSGEYFNNMNERTTHRVGLNVLESWQVKVPASAASAAFVVLANMSPDNQLQMLAQCQATERFVIADTMDLWIEIANERLHDVLKQLDLFVINDSEAREFTRTTNLLQAGRQLLAKGPRHVVIKLGEFGAMLFSANGGELQFFRSHAYPIEELADPTGAGDSFLGALAGYLAAKGSADPDFNSLRQAVVHGSVVASFTCESFSTRRLEELDATGLQTRLNHFRAITVW